In a single window of the Melioribacteraceae bacterium genome:
- a CDS encoding T9SS type A sorting domain-containing protein, with translation MRNIFYLLIVFLLAEKSIAQNFNVWNVHADLKNVNALLPAENGFAGAASGGVFFYNKAEDAYKNLSKASGLSSQNYTAGNIDSQGRYWFGSTDGFINIYNPKDGSIQRIIDIAKTDKNQKQINHIFIKGDTVLVSSSFGLSLINAKSLVFMDTFLKLGSFSAEGSVYNSYKSTLIYVVTENGIAVQKPGATNLSAPESWGNFRLNSDIAANSVKKVFEYKSKMYAVTSNGIFVLTDNRWQKFLFDTRDLIDAVVQGENIYAITSNILFKYDGSTSSVLYENYALAFNTLAIIENQVHLGTTNGILKLTGSQPVFYKPNSPATNSFLNMSISPEGKLYAATGKDARGVGVLEFDGDTWSVYDISNTPQFITNDFYNVYAAKDSSVIMTNWGQGFAILKNGKVENYTWNNSGMVGIPKDQKFIVITDAKKDSKGNLWVTNLQSGAQRPLTMMTKDKQFFHFGFSAPLINEFDLVDKLVIDNNDTKWFTVTVGDAGLYYFNENNTPSNLNDDTRGYISRNDGLASDVPTSLAIDRRGYLWVGTSAGINIIFDTKRPNLKTPGSTVLSMRNQSVTCIAVDPVDQKWVGTKDGLFLLSSDGTQVLKSFNSSNSPIPNNEIKSLAINPANGLVYIGTDYGVALLSTTFIEPKESFGEINVYPNPFMINGSNSIITIDGLIRDSEIKVLDVTGKLIRSLLTPGGRVATWDVKDNDGNYVNTGIYIFVIHDKEANSVATAKVAVIRK, from the coding sequence ATGCGTAACATATTTTATCTGTTAATTGTGTTTTTATTAGCAGAAAAATCAATCGCACAAAATTTTAATGTATGGAATGTGCATGCCGATCTGAAAAATGTGAATGCATTATTGCCCGCGGAGAATGGGTTTGCGGGAGCCGCAAGTGGAGGAGTTTTCTTCTATAATAAAGCGGAAGATGCCTATAAAAATCTTTCGAAAGCTAGTGGACTGAGCAGTCAAAATTATACCGCTGGAAATATCGATTCTCAAGGCCGTTACTGGTTTGGATCTACAGATGGCTTTATTAATATTTATAATCCCAAAGATGGCTCAATTCAGCGGATAATCGATATCGCAAAAACTGATAAAAATCAAAAACAAATTAACCACATTTTTATTAAAGGGGATACAGTATTAGTTAGTTCTTCTTTTGGACTTTCGTTAATCAATGCGAAATCATTGGTATTTATGGATACATTTTTAAAACTAGGAAGTTTTTCAGCTGAAGGAAGCGTTTATAATTCTTACAAATCCACACTAATTTATGTGGTAACTGAAAATGGGATTGCGGTTCAAAAACCGGGGGCAACAAATCTTTCGGCACCAGAATCATGGGGCAACTTTCGACTGAACTCTGATATAGCAGCAAACTCAGTAAAAAAAGTTTTTGAATATAAATCGAAAATGTATGCCGTAACTTCTAATGGGATCTTCGTATTGACTGATAACCGTTGGCAAAAGTTTTTATTTGATACAAGAGATTTAATTGATGCTGTAGTTCAAGGGGAAAATATTTATGCTATTACGTCAAATATTCTGTTCAAATATGATGGTTCTACCTCATCAGTACTTTATGAAAATTATGCATTAGCTTTCAATACATTAGCAATAATTGAAAATCAAGTTCACTTAGGTACCACAAATGGAATATTGAAATTGACCGGAAGTCAGCCAGTTTTTTATAAACCAAACTCCCCCGCCACAAATTCATTTCTGAATATGTCAATATCACCGGAGGGTAAATTGTATGCCGCCACCGGAAAGGATGCGCGTGGCGTTGGTGTTCTGGAATTTGATGGAGACACCTGGAGCGTATATGATATTTCAAATACTCCTCAATTTATTACGAATGATTTTTATAATGTTTATGCCGCAAAAGACAGTTCAGTAATTATGACAAATTGGGGACAAGGGTTCGCCATACTAAAAAATGGTAAAGTTGAGAATTATACATGGAATAATTCTGGAATGGTTGGAATTCCAAAAGATCAAAAGTTTATTGTAATAACTGACGCAAAAAAAGATTCAAAAGGAAATCTCTGGGTTACAAATCTGCAAAGTGGCGCCCAAAGACCTTTAACAATGATGACAAAAGATAAACAGTTTTTCCATTTTGGATTTTCCGCTCCGCTAATCAATGAATTTGATTTAGTTGATAAATTGGTTATCGATAATAACGATACAAAATGGTTTACAGTTACTGTTGGAGACGCGGGACTTTATTATTTTAATGAGAATAATACCCCCTCAAATTTAAATGATGATACTAGAGGGTACATTAGTCGTAATGATGGTTTGGCAAGTGATGTTCCAACTAGCTTGGCAATAGATCGAAGAGGATATTTATGGGTTGGAACAAGCGCAGGAATAAATATAATCTTCGACACAAAAAGACCAAACCTTAAAACCCCCGGAAGTACTGTATTATCAATGAGAAATCAATCTGTTACATGCATTGCAGTTGATCCTGTTGATCAAAAATGGGTTGGGACAAAAGATGGACTTTTTCTATTATCATCAGATGGAACCCAGGTATTAAAATCTTTTAATTCATCTAACAGTCCAATCCCAAACAATGAAATAAAAAGTTTAGCTATCAATCCTGCAAACGGACTTGTTTATATCGGTACAGATTATGGTGTTGCCCTCCTCTCAACAACTTTTATTGAACCCAAGGAGAGTTTTGGTGAAATTAATGTTTACCCTAATCCATTCATGATTAATGGATCGAATTCAATTATAACAATCGATGGATTAATTAGAGATTCAGAAATAAAAGTACTTGATGTCACCGGAAAATTAATTCGAAGTCTCTTAACGCCCGGCGGACGAGTAGCGACTTGGGATGTGAAAGACAATGATGGCAATTATGTAAATACAGGTATATATATTTTCGTCATCCATGATAAAGAAGCAAATAGTGTGGCAACCGCTAAAGTTGCAGTAATTCGAAAATAG
- a CDS encoding PHP domain-containing protein yields MPLKIDLHMHTNYSDGSLSTNDLLTRASNAGLNIISITDHDNMNALSEATMIGKELGVEVIPGLELSTDLDDKEIHLLAYFVDPNNEELQKYLSFFRQERFHRARRIVQKLRNLGMNISIDDVMEKAKSSSVGRPHIAYAMVDLGLTKNYQEAFDKYIGDYGPAFERKIHVSPHSALKLISDAGGLSFIAHPGNMKENIISSLIKAGIDGIEIIHPSHSESQTRFYKGIVDQYCLLACGGSDFHGGKKNDDYNFGKYTIDQSYFDAMKKMLQRKNN; encoded by the coding sequence ATGCCTCTCAAAATAGATCTTCACATGCACACCAATTATTCGGATGGGTCCCTATCCACGAACGATTTATTGACCCGTGCCTCAAATGCTGGGCTTAATATCATAAGCATCACCGATCATGATAATATGAATGCTCTTAGTGAAGCTACGATGATAGGTAAAGAATTGGGAGTGGAAGTAATTCCGGGGCTTGAATTGAGCACTGATTTGGATGATAAAGAGATTCATCTACTTGCTTATTTTGTTGATCCTAATAACGAAGAACTTCAAAAGTACTTAAGTTTTTTTAGGCAGGAGCGATTTCATAGGGCAAGACGTATTGTTCAAAAATTGAGAAATCTGGGGATGAATATTTCGATTGACGATGTTATGGAGAAGGCTAAAAGTTCATCGGTGGGGCGACCTCACATAGCCTATGCAATGGTTGATTTAGGACTTACAAAGAATTATCAAGAAGCATTCGATAAATACATTGGAGATTACGGCCCGGCTTTCGAGAGAAAAATACATGTTTCACCACATAGTGCTTTAAAATTAATTTCGGACGCTGGCGGGCTTTCTTTTATTGCGCATCCCGGAAATATGAAAGAGAATATTATTTCTAGTTTAATTAAAGCAGGTATTGATGGCATTGAGATAATTCATCCGAGTCACAGCGAATCCCAAACCCGTTTTTATAAAGGGATTGTTGACCAATATTGTTTGCTTGCATGTGGAGGTTCCGATTTTCATGGTGGGAAAAAGAATGACGATTATAATTTCGGTAAATATACAATAGATCAGAGTTACTTTGACGCTATGAAGAAAATGCTTCAAAGAAAAAATAATTAA
- a CDS encoding Crp/Fnr family transcriptional regulator: MASTEFLSFVPIFSDLPEETLQKIEQIGSRKNYQKNEVVLMEEDAGTALFVIVNGKVKVSRASNDGREVILTILSESDFFGEMAILDGLTRSATCTAIDVSELFLIQRNDFLNLLREYPEISISLLQELTSRLRVADMKIKALSLKDAEGKVATVVLQLADDIGKIKQGKVEIEKLPLQQDLANMAGTSRETISRTLHAFAKKGLIELEGSKLRILDYEKFKETFS, from the coding sequence ATGGCTTCAACTGAGTTTTTATCATTTGTACCAATCTTTTCTGATTTACCTGAGGAAACTCTCCAAAAAATTGAACAGATAGGATCACGTAAAAATTACCAAAAGAATGAAGTTGTTTTGATGGAAGAAGACGCCGGTACTGCTCTTTTTGTTATTGTTAATGGGAAGGTAAAGGTTTCCAGAGCAAGCAACGACGGTCGTGAAGTAATATTGACAATTCTTTCGGAATCCGATTTCTTTGGTGAAATGGCTATATTGGATGGACTCACGAGATCCGCAACTTGCACTGCAATTGATGTGTCTGAGTTGTTTCTCATTCAAAGAAACGACTTTTTAAATCTGCTTCGTGAATACCCAGAAATTTCCATTTCCCTTCTTCAGGAGTTGACCAGCCGTTTAAGAGTTGCCGATATGAAAATTAAAGCTCTATCGCTAAAAGATGCCGAAGGAAAAGTTGCCACAGTTGTACTTCAATTAGCCGATGATATTGGCAAAATTAAACAGGGAAAAGTAGAGATTGAGAAACTTCCACTTCAACAGGATTTAGCTAATATGGCCGGTACTTCTCGAGAAACTATTTCAAGAACACTGCACGCGTTCGCTAAAAAAGGACTAATAGAACTTGAAGGTTCTAAATTGAGAATCCTCGATTACGAAAAATTCAAAGAAACGTTCAGTTAA
- the gap gene encoding type I glyceraldehyde-3-phosphate dehydrogenase, translating into MALKVGINGFGRIGRQIIGVLVEKGLLGKEVDVVAVVDVSTDAKYFAYQLKYDSVHGHFKGTVSSEKSGESVEADDILVVNGSKIQCILAQKEPSQLPWGKLGVDIVIESTGLFTDSEKAKGHIAAGAKKVLISAPGKGDVKTIVIGVNDEEYDPAVHNIVSNASCTTNCLAPVVHVLLKEGIGIETGLMTTIHSYTATQKTVDGPSKKDWRGGRAAAINIIPSSTGAAKAVGEVLPKTKGKLTGMSFRVPTPNVSVIDLTFRSEKDTSIQEIDELLKKASETYLKGILGYSNEEVVSTDFIHDERSSIYDSLATLQNNLKGEKRFFKIVSWYDNEWGYSCRVIDLLMKMAK; encoded by the coding sequence ATGGCTTTAAAAGTCGGTATTAATGGTTTTGGTAGAATTGGCAGACAAATAATTGGAGTTTTGGTAGAAAAAGGGTTGTTGGGAAAAGAAGTTGACGTTGTGGCAGTTGTTGATGTGAGCACCGATGCAAAATATTTTGCCTATCAATTAAAATATGATTCGGTTCACGGACATTTTAAAGGAACAGTATCTAGTGAAAAGAGCGGCGAATCTGTTGAAGCTGATGATATATTAGTTGTGAATGGAAGTAAAATTCAGTGTATTCTTGCACAAAAAGAACCCTCTCAGCTACCTTGGGGAAAACTTGGTGTTGATATTGTAATTGAATCAACAGGTTTATTCACTGATTCAGAAAAAGCAAAAGGACACATTGCCGCTGGAGCAAAAAAAGTATTAATCTCTGCTCCAGGTAAGGGCGATGTTAAAACAATTGTGATTGGCGTTAATGATGAAGAATATGATCCTGCAGTGCACAACATAGTTTCGAATGCTTCATGTACAACAAACTGTTTGGCTCCTGTAGTTCATGTATTGTTAAAAGAAGGTATTGGAATTGAAACTGGTTTAATGACCACAATCCACTCATATACTGCTACTCAAAAAACAGTTGATGGTCCTTCAAAAAAAGATTGGAGAGGTGGTAGAGCTGCAGCAATTAATATTATTCCTTCAAGTACCGGCGCTGCAAAAGCTGTTGGCGAAGTATTACCTAAAACTAAAGGTAAATTGACCGGAATGTCATTCAGAGTTCCAACTCCGAACGTATCTGTAATCGATCTAACTTTCCGTTCCGAGAAAGATACTTCAATTCAAGAAATTGATGAGTTACTAAAGAAAGCCTCAGAAACATACTTAAAAGGAATTCTTGGTTATTCTAATGAGGAAGTAGTTTCAACAGACTTTATTCATGATGAGAGATCCTCTATTTATGATTCACTTGCTACTCTTCAAAATAATTTGAAGGGTGAGAAGAGATTCTTTAAAATAGTTTCATGGTATGATAACGAATGGGGTTATTCATGCCGTGTTATCGATTTATTAATGAAAATGGCGAAATAA
- a CDS encoding phosphoglycerate kinase, producing the protein MKKLSIDNVELKGKRVLVRVDFNVPLDENMQITDDIRITSALPTIKKIIAEGGKCILMSHLGRPKGAPNPKYSLKPAAVRLGELLEAEVKFAPDCVGDQVKAIVNNLKNGEVLLLENLRFHSEEEKNVPEFSQQLAELGDVYVNDAFGSAHRAHSSTEGVTKFIKVCASGYLMQKELDYLGVAVTEPARPFTAILGGSKISGKIDVIENLLPKVDYLLIGGGMAYTFYKAMGNEIGTSLLEAEKIELAKEMLEKFKTSRAKVLLPVDNVVASEFNNESPSQVVSSDAIPADKMGLDIGPKTIEEFKKVILESKTVIWNGPMGVFEFDNFAKGTDAIALALVSATESGAVTVIGGGDSAAAIKKAGLDEKVSHVSTGGGASLEFLEGKVLPGVAALNDAN; encoded by the coding sequence ATGAAAAAACTTAGTATTGATAATGTCGAATTAAAAGGTAAAAGAGTTTTAGTAAGAGTTGATTTTAATGTGCCTTTGGATGAAAATATGCAGATTACAGACGATATAAGAATTACCTCCGCTCTTCCGACAATTAAAAAGATAATTGCCGAGGGGGGAAAATGTATTTTGATGAGTCACCTTGGAAGACCAAAAGGGGCTCCGAATCCAAAATATAGTTTAAAACCCGCGGCTGTTAGATTAGGAGAACTTTTAGAAGCAGAAGTTAAATTTGCTCCAGATTGTGTTGGCGACCAAGTTAAAGCTATTGTGAATAATCTTAAAAATGGTGAAGTGCTGCTTCTCGAAAATCTTAGATTTCATTCAGAGGAAGAAAAAAATGTCCCCGAATTTTCTCAACAACTTGCTGAGTTAGGAGATGTTTATGTAAATGATGCATTTGGTAGTGCTCATCGCGCGCATTCATCAACTGAAGGTGTTACCAAATTTATAAAAGTGTGTGCATCCGGTTACTTGATGCAAAAAGAATTAGATTATTTGGGAGTTGCTGTTACAGAACCTGCTCGTCCATTTACCGCTATTCTGGGTGGTTCAAAAATTTCAGGCAAAATTGATGTTATTGAAAATCTTTTACCAAAAGTTGATTATTTATTGATTGGTGGAGGGATGGCTTATACTTTTTACAAAGCTATGGGTAATGAAATTGGAACATCATTGCTGGAGGCTGAAAAGATTGAATTGGCCAAAGAGATGCTCGAAAAATTCAAAACTTCGCGAGCTAAAGTTCTATTACCTGTCGATAATGTTGTCGCTTCTGAATTTAATAATGAATCTCCTTCACAAGTTGTTTCTTCAGATGCAATTCCGGCTGATAAGATGGGGTTAGATATCGGCCCAAAAACTATCGAGGAATTCAAAAAAGTAATTCTTGAAAGCAAAACTGTTATTTGGAATGGTCCAATGGGTGTGTTTGAATTTGATAATTTTGCAAAAGGAACCGATGCAATTGCACTTGCGCTCGTGAGCGCAACAGAATCTGGTGCTGTAACAGTCATTGGCGGCGGAGATTCCGCGGCTGCAATTAAAAAAGCTGGACTCGATGAAAAGGTAAGTCACGTTTCTACTGGTGGTGGTGCTTCGCTGGAATTTTTAGAAGGGAAAGTGCTCCCCGGCGTTGCCGCTTTAAATGATGCTAATTAA
- a CDS encoding rhomboid family intramembrane serine protease: MGYDSRDYYRPSGFGRFSLFPPVLKNLLIINVIVFFIQKITALFIYAYTSYGRPVGYDYLIEKYFALMPIVGDFTFYPWQLISYQFMHADFMHILFNMLILYFFGMELENLLGSKKFLIFYLTCGVGAGLLHMFLSPFIGGIPAPTIGASGAVYGVMIAFAMFFPERYVFVYFLIPIKVKYLVAILMVFEFMSVTEASFIAHLAHIGGALTGFLFIMIDRKNEFNINRLFDSFKRPANRNTFRNPTYYKTDEDVQEATFYDIRKEEKIEVTQAEIDAILDKISKSGYQNLSEREKKVLFEASKKK, from the coding sequence ATGGGATATGATTCAAGAGATTACTATCGACCTTCCGGCTTTGGTAGGTTTTCACTCTTTCCACCGGTTTTAAAAAATTTATTAATCATAAACGTAATAGTATTTTTTATCCAAAAAATTACCGCTTTGTTTATTTATGCCTATACTAGCTACGGGCGACCGGTTGGGTACGATTATTTGATTGAAAAATATTTTGCATTAATGCCAATTGTAGGCGATTTTACTTTTTATCCTTGGCAGTTGATAAGTTATCAATTTATGCATGCCGACTTTATGCACATCCTGTTTAATATGCTCATTCTCTATTTTTTTGGAATGGAGTTAGAGAATTTGCTGGGTTCTAAAAAGTTTTTAATCTTTTATTTAACATGCGGTGTTGGCGCTGGATTATTGCACATGTTCCTTTCACCTTTTATAGGAGGAATTCCCGCTCCTACAATTGGCGCATCGGGAGCTGTGTATGGAGTAATGATTGCTTTTGCTATGTTCTTCCCTGAGAGGTATGTCTTCGTTTATTTTCTGATCCCAATAAAAGTTAAATACCTGGTTGCCATCCTGATGGTGTTTGAATTCATGTCTGTTACAGAGGCAAGTTTTATAGCTCATCTCGCTCACATTGGTGGAGCTCTAACTGGCTTTTTATTTATTATGATAGACCGAAAGAATGAGTTCAATATAAATCGGCTTTTTGATTCATTTAAAAGACCCGCAAACAGAAATACATTTAGAAATCCTACTTATTATAAAACTGATGAAGATGTACAAGAAGCGACTTTTTATGATATAAGAAAAGAAGAAAAAATTGAAGTAACACAAGCGGAAATAGATGCAATACTAGATAAAATTAGCAAAAGCGGTTATCAGAATTTAAGTGAACGTGAAAAGAAAGTGCTTTTTGAAGCCAGCAAGAAAAAGTAG
- a CDS encoding RecQ family ATP-dependent DNA helicase: protein MLENQLNLIRPRLNQPLEILNNFFGYTSFKPGQAEIIEHILAGKNVLAVLPTGAGKSICYQVPAIRSSRFSIVVSPLIALMKDQVDALNRNEKVASFINSSMDYYETEKVFSDLAQNKIKLLYVSPERLSNTSFANRIAELKPEYLFIDEAHCISEWGHSFRPSYRKILDFINISKIEKYSAFTATATKEVRDDILLQLGMKNPEIIVRGFERDNLSLNIFISNSKKEKVLELLQSRSGPTIIYSSTRKSTEELTEYCRARGINCAFYHAGLTTDLRRMIQDDFVNDRINCIITTNAFGMGIDKSNIRTIIHYNLPSSIENYYQEIGRAGRDGNPAKVYLLFQDGDRNIQEYLINLSRPDLQNIRDVYDIILDSHSITLGSGQNAILNIDTNLKKYIESKNIPGSSLESILRILEQSGYLKNNGSKGYKCRILLAPDHLKKIITQIPEEIIRELLLNLLRDHGVSIFKNPCNLNISEMANKSGISFMETLNLMKQLSMSGIIEFSAPNNFISYTLAGSRVQSKDLAIDFRNILDVHRNNLKKLQEMIDYVFTENCRFKYILNYFGESLPNYKCGNCDICTGGVSLSAVQLGYIEDKILITLHESTTPIKQKNIVQILSGKTNNQSLKKFSSFESCVHFKGDEIINTLHKLNSSQMIISSNDSYTLSDKGVKYFVEISPEGNNALPTDYENDILLFNKLKNARKEVAYKFNQPEHLICSDELLREIVRKKPQGTSELLSVDGFSIKKLNKIGNEFIELIKEHSNQFEFSESVRSFESKEQLIQINDLLIKKYSLEDISKLCKLPESLVSKEIETIIQMNKQIEVAHLFEKKELTLINELIQGGIRDLKTLYERANKKISYSKLRIALAKYNSN, encoded by the coding sequence ATGTTAGAAAATCAACTAAACTTAATAAGACCTAGATTGAACCAACCTTTAGAAATACTGAATAACTTTTTTGGCTACACTTCATTTAAGCCCGGGCAGGCAGAGATAATAGAACACATTCTGGCGGGGAAAAATGTATTAGCCGTGCTACCAACCGGAGCTGGCAAATCAATTTGCTACCAAGTACCGGCAATCCGATCTTCGCGGTTTTCAATTGTAGTATCACCACTCATTGCGTTAATGAAAGACCAGGTAGATGCCCTCAATAGAAATGAAAAAGTTGCATCATTCATTAATAGCTCAATGGATTATTATGAAACCGAAAAAGTCTTTTCCGATTTGGCGCAGAACAAAATTAAACTGTTATACGTTTCCCCCGAAAGGCTTTCCAATACTTCATTTGCCAACAGAATTGCGGAGTTAAAACCTGAATATTTATTTATTGATGAGGCTCATTGTATCAGCGAATGGGGACATAGTTTTAGACCCAGTTACAGAAAAATTTTGGATTTTATAAACATAAGTAAAATAGAGAAGTATTCGGCCTTTACAGCAACAGCAACCAAAGAAGTAAGAGATGATATATTACTTCAACTTGGGATGAAGAATCCTGAGATTATTGTTCGGGGGTTTGAGAGGGATAATTTATCCCTAAATATTTTTATATCAAATTCAAAAAAGGAAAAAGTTCTTGAACTCTTGCAGAGCCGTTCAGGACCCACAATAATTTATTCGTCTACCAGAAAATCAACCGAAGAACTTACCGAGTATTGCAGAGCAAGAGGAATTAACTGTGCATTTTACCATGCGGGACTTACTACCGATCTTCGCAGAATGATTCAAGATGATTTTGTTAATGACCGCATCAACTGTATAATAACTACAAATGCATTTGGAATGGGCATTGATAAAAGCAATATTAGAACAATAATACATTATAACCTTCCCTCTTCAATTGAAAATTACTACCAGGAAATTGGGAGAGCCGGCCGTGATGGAAATCCCGCAAAAGTTTATCTCTTATTTCAAGATGGCGATAGAAACATTCAAGAATATTTAATTAATCTTTCACGTCCCGATCTTCAGAACATCCGTGATGTTTACGATATAATTTTAGATTCTCACTCAATTACTTTGGGAAGCGGACAAAATGCTATCCTAAATATTGATACTAATCTTAAAAAGTATATTGAGAGTAAAAACATACCTGGGTCATCACTAGAGTCAATTTTAAGAATTTTAGAACAATCGGGTTATTTAAAAAATAACGGATCAAAAGGATACAAGTGCAGAATACTTTTGGCTCCGGATCATCTTAAAAAAATAATAACTCAGATACCAGAGGAGATAATTCGAGAATTACTTTTGAATCTGCTTCGTGATCATGGAGTTTCGATTTTTAAGAATCCTTGCAATCTGAACATTTCTGAGATGGCAAATAAAAGCGGTATCTCATTTATGGAGACTCTCAATTTAATGAAGCAATTAAGTATGTCCGGGATAATTGAGTTTTCCGCTCCAAATAATTTTATTAGTTACACACTGGCAGGTTCACGAGTTCAATCCAAAGACTTGGCAATAGATTTTAGGAATATCCTTGATGTACACCGCAATAATTTAAAAAAACTACAAGAGATGATTGATTATGTTTTTACTGAGAATTGCCGTTTCAAGTATATATTGAATTACTTTGGCGAATCATTGCCAAATTATAAATGCGGCAATTGCGATATCTGTACCGGCGGAGTATCATTATCTGCAGTTCAATTGGGGTACATCGAAGACAAAATTCTTATTACTCTTCACGAATCAACAACACCAATTAAACAAAAAAATATTGTTCAAATTCTTTCCGGCAAAACCAATAATCAATCACTCAAAAAATTTTCCTCATTTGAATCGTGTGTACATTTTAAAGGAGATGAAATAATTAATACTCTGCACAAACTAAATTCATCGCAAATGATTATATCGTCAAATGATTCTTATACACTCTCCGACAAGGGAGTGAAATATTTTGTGGAAATTTCACCAGAAGGGAATAATGCACTCCCAACCGATTATGAAAATGACATTTTGCTTTTTAATAAGTTAAAGAACGCTAGAAAAGAAGTTGCATATAAGTTTAATCAGCCCGAACATTTAATTTGCAGTGATGAACTTTTAAGGGAGATAGTTCGGAAAAAACCTCAAGGGACTTCCGAGTTGCTATCGGTGGATGGTTTTTCAATAAAAAAATTAAATAAAATCGGGAATGAGTTTATTGAGCTGATAAAAGAGCATTCGAATCAATTTGAATTTAGTGAATCTGTAAGGAGTTTTGAAAGTAAGGAACAACTGATACAAATTAATGATCTGCTTATAAAAAAATATTCTCTCGAAGATATTTCAAAACTATGTAAGCTTCCTGAATCATTGGTATCAAAAGAAATTGAGACTATAATACAAATGAATAAGCAAATTGAAGTCGCTCATCTTTTTGAGAAAAAGGAACTCACGCTAATAAATGAATTAATTCAAGGAGGAATAAGAGATTTGAAAACTCTTTATGAGAGGGCAAATAAGAAAATCAGTTACTCAAAGCTTAGGATTGCGCTGGCAAAATATAATTCTAATTAA
- a CDS encoding NAD(P)-binding domain-containing protein, with the protein MADDKLKLEDLLGDVHKLDELDRIDYVAIIGGGIMGQGIAQTISSAGLDVLLVEKGEEQLKKAQESLSASMEREIARWAMTQSELKAIMSRIKWVTDFSEIPECDLVIEAVDESYDLKRNIFSEIDKIAKPNTIFISNTSTLSLTKIAEVTNRKDKIMGMHFLNPVPKVPLVELVKALETSDKTIEIIKKFAAKIGKTPVEVYEYPGFVTTRAIVPLLNEAMHILLEGLASAKDIDTAMKLGYNFNTGPLEMADTMGLDEVLAWMETLWNTLGEPRYRPCPLIRKLVRERKLGKKTGEGFFKYDADGKIIH; encoded by the coding sequence ATGGCAGACGACAAATTAAAATTGGAAGATCTTTTAGGCGATGTTCACAAACTCGATGAATTGGACCGCATCGACTATGTAGCTATAATTGGAGGGGGTATAATGGGGCAGGGGATTGCCCAAACTATTTCATCTGCCGGACTCGATGTACTCTTAGTTGAGAAGGGTGAGGAACAACTTAAGAAAGCTCAAGAAAGTCTAAGTGCTTCTATGGAAAGAGAAATCGCACGCTGGGCAATGACTCAGAGCGAACTCAAAGCTATTATGAGCAGAATTAAATGGGTTACTGATTTTTCAGAGATCCCAGAATGTGATTTAGTTATTGAAGCTGTTGATGAAAGCTATGATTTGAAGAGAAACATATTTAGTGAAATTGATAAAATTGCAAAACCTAACACAATTTTTATCTCTAATACTTCTACTCTAAGCTTAACTAAAATTGCAGAAGTGACTAATCGAAAAGATAAAATTATGGGGATGCATTTTCTTAACCCTGTTCCGAAAGTTCCTCTAGTTGAATTAGTTAAAGCTCTTGAAACATCGGACAAAACAATTGAGATAATTAAAAAATTTGCCGCTAAAATTGGGAAGACTCCGGTTGAAGTTTATGAATATCCCGGGTTTGTAACCACACGCGCAATTGTACCTTTGCTCAATGAGGCCATGCACATTCTTCTTGAAGGCTTAGCAAGCGCAAAAGATATTGATACCGCCATGAAATTGGGATACAATTTCAATACCGGTCCCCTCGAAATGGCGGACACAATGGGATTGGATGAAGTGCTCGCATGGATGGAAACATTATGGAATACATTAGGCGAACCAAGATACAGACCATGCCCGTTAATCAGAAAATTAGTTAGAGAAAGAAAACTTGGTAAAAAAACCGGCGAAGGATTTTTTAAGTACGATGCAGATGGAAAAATAATCCACTAA